From the Vibrio vulnificus CMCP6 genome, one window contains:
- the thiD gene encoding bifunctional hydroxymethylpyrimidine kinase/phosphomethylpyrimidine kinase, whose protein sequence is MLLTSTTQSLIPCVLTIAGSDSGGGAGIQADIKTISATGSYASSVITAITAQNTMGVNAVFPIPTECVAAQLDAVFSDLNIQAVKIGMLADRHIIRLVAEKIRQYAPEKVVLDPVMISTSGHALLQPDAIAALKEHLIPLADIVTPNIPEYVALTGMPIPNTENEMISSVESLKALNCPAILLKGGHLQNESHSSDLLITPQFCEFIRSKRHSTRNTHGTGCTLSSAIASYLAQGHRLHKAVFLAKQYISQAIAHADELSVGQGHGPVNHFFAGHMHVR, encoded by the coding sequence ATGCTACTTACTTCAACTACTCAATCTCTTATTCCATGCGTTCTCACCATTGCTGGTTCTGACAGTGGGGGGGGGGCTGGTATACAAGCCGATATAAAAACCATTTCAGCGACGGGCAGTTACGCAAGCTCAGTGATCACAGCCATCACCGCGCAAAACACGATGGGCGTGAATGCCGTATTTCCGATCCCTACCGAGTGTGTTGCCGCGCAGCTTGATGCTGTTTTCAGCGATCTCAATATTCAAGCGGTTAAAATTGGTATGCTTGCAGACCGTCATATTATTCGATTAGTCGCCGAAAAGATTCGCCAATACGCGCCTGAGAAAGTGGTGCTCGATCCCGTTATGATTTCCACCAGCGGCCACGCTTTATTACAACCAGATGCGATTGCAGCACTGAAGGAGCACTTGATTCCACTTGCTGATATCGTGACGCCAAATATCCCAGAATATGTGGCGCTCACCGGAATGCCCATCCCGAACACTGAAAATGAGATGATCTCGAGCGTCGAAAGTTTGAAAGCGCTGAACTGCCCTGCCATCTTATTAAAAGGCGGGCATTTGCAGAATGAGTCCCACAGTAGTGATCTTTTAATCACACCACAGTTTTGCGAATTCATCCGTAGCAAACGCCACTCCACACGTAACACTCATGGTACTGGCTGCACATTATCTTCCGCCATTGCGTCCTACTTGGCTCAAGGTCATCGCTTGCACAAGGCTGTCTTCTTAGCTAAACAATACATATCACAGGCAATCGCTCATGCCGATGAGCTATCCGTTGGTCAAGGTCATGGCCCCGTCAATCACTTCTTTGCAGGACACATGCACGTCCGCTAG
- a CDS encoding TetR/AcrR family transcriptional regulator, which produces MPRVSQAVAKKTHQNIIDASFKILLLEGYEHLTYTHIAEKTGVSRSCVNGHFKKKEELLDELKPKAVEHIIQALEFSSPEAFYLSWVNAVNENRMFRNLIQNGGKIICRAEGQMSLTNRISGDSKKAEKALYMAIGYAVVHISCPIC; this is translated from the coding sequence ATGCCAAGAGTCAGCCAAGCTGTGGCCAAAAAAACACACCAAAATATTATAGATGCATCGTTTAAAATACTCCTGCTAGAAGGCTATGAACACTTAACCTATACGCATATTGCTGAGAAAACAGGGGTGAGTCGTTCTTGTGTGAATGGCCATTTCAAGAAAAAAGAAGAATTATTGGATGAGCTCAAACCGAAAGCGGTCGAACACATCATCCAAGCCCTTGAATTTTCATCCCCTGAAGCGTTTTATCTCTCTTGGGTTAACGCTGTAAATGAAAATCGAATGTTTCGAAACCTCATCCAAAATGGGGGAAAAATCATTTGTAGGGCGGAAGGGCAAATGTCTCTCACCAATCGAATCTCTGGGGACTCTAAAAAAGCGGAAAAAGCGCTTTATATGGCGATCGGTTATGCAGTCGTCCATATTAGCTGCCCTATATGCTGA
- the trmY gene encoding tRNA (pseudouridine(54)-N(1))-methyltransferase TrmY: protein MRTFVLRARAAPTNSRALLEGVGNEAHTEILAHTLMNTMFVAQSHRQDVVVHLVLESTKDFSRTITIHSNEVSNVGGFHEANLLNIVVRALDASTGMGKEELRNVEPGVTVRTISFERLVQQLAENHQLYMLEKKGEFVRDIKFAANPCFLLTDHIPMPKKTFNSLKRLGTQNISLGPKMLFASQCVTLIQNELDLQE, encoded by the coding sequence ATGCGTACATTTGTATTACGCGCACGCGCAGCGCCGACAAACAGTCGAGCGTTATTAGAAGGAGTCGGTAACGAGGCTCATACTGAGATTCTTGCACATACTCTGATGAACACGATGTTTGTCGCACAGTCACATCGCCAAGATGTTGTCGTTCATCTGGTTTTAGAGAGTACCAAAGACTTTTCGCGTACGATTACCATTCACTCTAACGAAGTTTCAAACGTGGGCGGCTTCCACGAAGCAAATTTGTTGAACATTGTTGTTCGTGCGCTTGATGCTTCTACGGGTATGGGCAAAGAAGAATTAAGAAATGTCGAACCAGGTGTCACCGTTCGTACAATTAGCTTTGAACGATTGGTCCAACAGCTTGCCGAAAACCATCAGCTATATATGTTGGAAAAGAAAGGCGAGTTTGTTCGCGACATTAAGTTTGCTGCCAATCCTTGTTTTTTGCTTACTGACCATATTCCGATGCCAAAGAAAACCTTTAACAGCCTGAAGCGTCTCGGAACGCAAAACATTAGCCTTGGTCCTAAAATGTTGTTTGCCTCCCAATGCGTTACTTTGATTCAAAATGAATTGGATCTGCAGGAATAA
- a CDS encoding phosphatase PAP2 family protein — MKTVFTPKRYSLIALSCFAALLTLVTWFASGIDLTSPVPDFLGLTFTLVTDSAGSKGFAITLVALSLLVLRKHSGRYFVVGRLAVLALMLVLSFAGKTGLKQFTESPRPYTELMASEHLVDTPQAFYNLDADQQVARVKTLEETISPWRLQHWEGETDYSFPSGHTIFASLCVAFFGGLFLMQKRYVAFVITLAWASLVAYSRLWIGMHRPEDLFGSLAFIVMITVLLPNFLPIPTPVRKFLRIPESTV; from the coding sequence ATGAAAACAGTATTCACACCAAAACGTTACTCACTAATCGCTCTTTCGTGTTTCGCAGCTTTGCTTACTTTGGTTACTTGGTTTGCCTCAGGCATTGATTTGACGTCTCCTGTTCCAGACTTTCTTGGTCTCACTTTTACCCTAGTGACCGATTCAGCTGGCAGTAAAGGTTTTGCTATTACCCTGGTCGCTTTAAGCTTGCTGGTTTTACGTAAACACTCTGGACGATATTTTGTTGTAGGTCGATTAGCGGTACTAGCACTTATGCTGGTTTTAAGTTTCGCGGGAAAAACGGGATTAAAGCAATTCACAGAGTCACCCCGTCCCTACACCGAACTGATGGCGTCAGAACATTTAGTTGATACCCCACAAGCGTTCTACAATCTCGACGCGGATCAACAAGTCGCACGAGTCAAAACACTCGAAGAAACGATCAGCCCATGGCGTTTGCAACATTGGGAAGGTGAAACCGACTACTCCTTCCCCTCAGGCCATACCATATTTGCTAGTTTATGTGTGGCTTTCTTTGGTGGTCTCTTCCTGATGCAAAAGCGCTATGTGGCGTTTGTCATAACCCTTGCTTGGGCAAGCTTGGTCGCTTATAGCCGCTTGTGGATTGGTATGCACCGACCAGAGGATCTATTTGGCTCACTTGCATTCATTGTCATGATCACCGTGCTATTGCCAAATTTTCTACCGATACCTACACCAGTAAGGAAGTTTTTACGCATTCCGGAAAGCACGGTTTAA